One Micromonospora sp. WMMD1120 genomic region harbors:
- the selD gene encoding selenide, water dikinase SelD: MTEPVRLTKYARGGGCACKIPPGELEIMVAGLGPATGTAELLVGLDHGDDAAVVRLDERTGVVSTADFFTPVVDDAYDWGRIAAANALSDVYAMGGTPLVALNLLCWPRDVLPLELAREVLRGGQDVARQAGCHLAGGHSVDDDGPKYGLAVTGTVRPEELITLDAGRAGLPLSLTKPLGVGVLNTRHKATGESFPEAVASMSALNRDAARAAVAAGIRCGTDVTGFGLLGHASKLARASQLTVAIDVARVPLLAGAREAVRDGFVSGGSRRNLDWVTPWTDFGAAGEAERLLLADAQTSGGLLVAGEVPGAPVVGELLPRGEHRVVLR, from the coding sequence ATGACCGAACCGGTACGGCTGACGAAGTACGCCCGAGGCGGTGGCTGCGCCTGCAAGATCCCCCCGGGTGAGTTGGAGATCATGGTGGCCGGCCTCGGCCCGGCGACCGGCACCGCGGAACTGCTGGTCGGGTTGGACCACGGTGACGACGCGGCGGTGGTGCGTCTGGACGAGCGGACCGGCGTGGTCAGCACCGCCGACTTCTTCACCCCGGTGGTCGACGACGCGTACGACTGGGGGCGGATCGCGGCGGCCAACGCGCTCTCCGACGTCTACGCCATGGGCGGCACCCCGCTGGTGGCGCTCAACCTGCTGTGCTGGCCACGGGACGTGCTGCCGCTGGAGCTGGCCCGGGAGGTGCTGCGCGGCGGTCAGGACGTGGCCCGGCAGGCCGGTTGTCACCTGGCCGGCGGGCACAGCGTGGACGACGACGGCCCGAAGTACGGCCTGGCGGTCACCGGCACGGTCCGGCCGGAGGAGCTGATCACCCTCGACGCGGGCCGCGCTGGACTGCCGTTGTCGCTGACGAAACCGCTCGGGGTGGGCGTGCTGAACACCCGGCACAAGGCCACCGGCGAGAGCTTCCCGGAGGCGGTCGCGTCGATGAGCGCGCTCAACCGGGACGCCGCTCGGGCGGCGGTCGCGGCCGGCATCCGTTGCGGAACCGACGTGACCGGTTTCGGGCTGCTCGGGCACGCCTCGAAGCTGGCCCGTGCCAGCCAGCTCACGGTGGCCATCGACGTCGCCCGGGTGCCTCTGCTGGCGGGTGCGCGCGAGGCGGTGCGCGACGGCTTCGTCAGCGGCGGAAGCCGGCGCAACCTGGACTGGGTGACCCCGTGGACCGACTTCGGCGCGGCCGGCGAGGCGGAGCGGCTGTTGCTCGCCGACGCGCAGACCTCGGGCGGCCTGCTGGTCGCCGGCGAGGTGCCCGGCGCGCCGGTGGTGGGCGAGCTGCTGCCCCGGGGTGAGCATCGGGTCGTCCTGCGCTGA